One Streptomyces mobaraensis NBRC 13819 = DSM 40847 DNA segment encodes these proteins:
- a CDS encoding class I SAM-dependent methyltransferase has protein sequence MRTWPGPTRRERRTRGRRRTSPGSANGCSPRTPRRRPDAALDAGCGTGRHVAYFTEAGVDRVGFDCQENMTAFARERRPGPDYRVDDMRSLRPGRAFDAVTCFGWALSNLHTDADVSRSVETFAVHCRPGALLFAHVPNPLADPVEAAFQRHFTLASPSFTATAGPRTRSTAAGSSSPAGGCGASHHPGIPDLSRLPAFPGCFGRGSVRRRPVRPGPLRGRLTPAAIRKAALLPPARLPQRYGGNRWDEPHGLDGSGEILRFQEFRQARSSELGARATEVLRPCAPRGSVIPAHDRGTRRYELLTCPEQVAQRGKTGRVGRNP, from the coding sequence GTGCGGACCTGGCCGGGGCCGACCCGTCGGGAAAGACGCACCCGGGGACGGAGAAGGACATCCCCCGGTTCTGCGAACGGCTGTTCGCCGCGCACGCCCCGGCGGCGTCCGGACGCTGCTCTCGACGCCGGCTGCGGCACCGGCCGGCACGTCGCCTACTTCACCGAGGCGGGAGTGGACCGCGTCGGCTTCGACTGCCAGGAGAACATGACGGCCTTCGCCCGCGAGCGGCGGCCCGGACCGGACTACCGCGTCGACGACATGCGGTCCCTGCGCCCGGGCCGCGCCTTCGACGCCGTCACCTGTTTCGGCTGGGCGCTGTCCAACCTGCACACCGACGCGGACGTGTCTCGCTCGGTGGAGACCTTCGCCGTCCACTGCCGGCCCGGCGCGCTGCTGTTCGCGCATGTGCCCAACCCGCTCGCCGACCCCGTGGAGGCCGCGTTCCAGCGCCACTTCACCCTCGCGAGCCCCTCCTTCACCGCGACCGCCGGGCCACGTACACGCTCGACCGCCGCCGGCAGCTCCTCACCCGCGGGCGGCTGTGGCGCGTCCCACCACCCCGGGATCCCGGACCTTTCCCGACTCCCCGCATTCCCCGGGTGCTTCGGGCGGGGATCTGTCCGGAGGCGCCCTGTACGTCCTGGCCCGCTACGCGGGCGTCTGACGCCCGCCGCCATCCGGAAAGCCGCCCTTCTCCCGCCCGCCCGACTGCCGCAACGGTATGGGGGAAACCGGTGGGACGAACCACACGGCCTTGATGGATCAGGGGAGATACTGCGCTTTCAAGAGTTTCGGCAGGCGCGTTCGAGTGAACTTGGGGCGCGCGCGACGGAAGTTTTGCGCCCTTGCGCCCCCCGCGGGTCAGTGATCCCCGCCCATGACCGTGGCACACGCCGGTATGAATTGTTGACGTGCCCCGAGCAAGTCGCACAACGGGGGAAAACGGGAAGGGTGGGACGGAATCCGTGA
- a CDS encoding ABC transporter ATP-binding protein yields MTPGDQLLLATTRHSTARATALAALSLTSAGAALLLPAALGRAVDRLLAHDAGATRWVALCAVLLTAPAALDALADLLAGTTAARSTAWLRHRLLRHVLAAGPRATADAPPGDLVTRLVGNTADAGAAPGALAAAVASAAGPLGGVVALALIDPWLAVAFLAGAPLLVLLLRAFARASTDCAARYQRLQGDIAGRLAEALTGARTIAAAGTADRERARILRPLSGLSRQGHRVWRVQGRAAARAVTLVPLLQITVLAVAGLRLSQGRISVGDVLAASRYAVLATGVGMIVGQLSGLVRARAAAGRLAEVLAVPAPAYGTRPAPPGDGTLELRGVTAVRGDRIILCDVDLTVPGGTSVAVVGRSGTGKSVLAALAGRLADPDAGTVALDGVPLPELSHDALRHAVGYAFERPALLGGTIGGTIAFGAADPGHEAVTAAARAACADGFVRRLPEGYATPCAAAPLSGGEVQRLGLARAFAHAERVLVLDDATSSLDSPTEREVGRALLHDVAARTRLIVAHRASTAARADRVVWLDDGRVRAAGPHAELWRLPEYRAVFGA; encoded by the coding sequence ATGACCCCCGGCGACCAGCTCCTCCTGGCCACCACACGCCACAGCACGGCCCGAGCCACGGCCCTGGCCGCACTGAGCCTCACCTCAGCCGGCGCCGCCCTCCTCCTCCCCGCCGCCCTCGGCCGCGCCGTGGACCGGCTACTGGCCCACGACGCCGGAGCCACCCGCTGGGTGGCGCTGTGCGCCGTGCTGCTCACGGCCCCCGCCGCCCTCGACGCCCTCGCCGACCTCCTGGCCGGCACCACGGCCGCCCGGTCCACCGCATGGCTCCGCCACCGGCTCCTGCGGCACGTGCTGGCCGCCGGGCCGCGTGCCACCGCCGACGCCCCGCCCGGCGACCTGGTGACGCGCCTCGTCGGGAACACCGCCGACGCCGGCGCCGCGCCGGGCGCCCTCGCCGCCGCCGTCGCGTCGGCGGCGGGCCCGCTGGGCGGCGTCGTCGCGCTCGCCCTCATCGACCCCTGGCTCGCCGTGGCGTTCCTGGCGGGCGCGCCCCTGCTCGTCCTCCTCCTCCGCGCCTTCGCCCGCGCCTCCACCGACTGTGCCGCCCGCTACCAGCGGCTCCAGGGGGACATCGCGGGACGGCTGGCCGAGGCCCTGACGGGGGCGAGGACCATCGCCGCCGCCGGCACGGCCGACCGCGAACGCGCCCGTATTCTGCGCCCGTTGAGCGGACTGTCCCGGCAGGGGCACCGGGTCTGGCGGGTCCAGGGCCGGGCCGCCGCCCGCGCCGTCACCCTCGTACCGCTGCTCCAGATCACCGTCCTCGCCGTCGCCGGTCTGCGGCTGTCCCAGGGGCGGATCAGCGTGGGCGACGTCCTGGCCGCCTCCCGGTACGCGGTACTCGCCACCGGAGTGGGCATGATCGTCGGCCAGTTGAGCGGGCTGGTGCGGGCCCGGGCCGCCGCCGGCCGGCTGGCCGAGGTGCTGGCCGTCCCCGCCCCGGCGTACGGGACCCGGCCGGCCCCGCCCGGCGACGGCACCCTGGAGCTGCGCGGCGTCACCGCCGTGCGCGGCGACCGGATCATCCTGTGCGACGTCGATCTCACCGTCCCGGGCGGCACGTCGGTGGCCGTCGTGGGCCGGTCCGGCACCGGCAAGTCCGTCCTCGCCGCGCTCGCCGGCCGGCTCGCCGACCCGGACGCCGGGACCGTCGCGCTGGACGGCGTCCCGCTCCCGGAGCTGAGCCACGACGCGCTGCGGCACGCCGTCGGCTACGCCTTCGAGCGGCCCGCCCTCCTCGGCGGCACCATCGGCGGCACCATCGCGTTCGGCGCGGCCGACCCGGGGCACGAGGCGGTGACCGCCGCCGCCCGCGCGGCCTGCGCGGACGGCTTCGTCCGCCGGCTGCCGGAGGGGTACGCGACGCCGTGCGCGGCGGCGCCCCTGTCCGGCGGCGAGGTCCAACGCCTCGGCCTGGCACGGGCGTTCGCGCACGCGGAACGCGTCCTCGTGCTCGACGACGCCACGTCCAGCCTGGACTCCCCCACCGAACGCGAGGTCGGCCGCGCGCTGCTGCACGACGTCGCCGCCCGCACCCGGCTGATCGTCGCCCACCGCGCCTCGACGGCCGCCCGCGCGGACCGGGTCGTCTGGCTCGACGACGGCCGGGTACGGGCGGCCGGGCCGCACGCGGAGCTGTGGCGGCTGCCCGAGTACCGGGCGGTGTTCGGTGCCTGA
- a CDS encoding ATP-binding cassette domain-containing protein has protein sequence MPEPGRTPSTARQGLRFLAARRGALARLAGWSVLEAGHTFALGYALARALDRGFLAGRAATGLGWLGLAALAVLAGAYGTGRTYRATADLVEPLRDGLVRRVVGRALADGDAAAVSRLTHQVEIARDTFAGLVMVSRSFVFTAGGALAGLCALAPALLLAVVPPLLLGLLLFLVTLRVLARRQEAVLVADEALARSLDDVARGLRDITAGGAERRVAAATGALVDAERDAARALARWSLVRVAALTLAGRLPVILLLVLAPWLLDHGTTPGAFVGALAYVTQSLLPAVQELVHGLGASGARLAVVIRRLTAGSGGSGGTSGGPLPHRSADGPPDAPAAGAAVTNGPAGPAATRAPTAAPPAGRSGPTAKAARPGHVAGRVTAAVPSPPDRTGDRPPTNTPRGPARSAAEAAPQGPGRLPRPDGPTAAPEPSAADNAPDPAADRMPAGAPATARQAPGRLPRPGGTAATAPPAPAPAPAPAPAPAPAPAPALELRGVTFAYGPHAAPVVHALDLRVPPGARLAVVGPSGIGKSTLTGLAAGLLVPARGDVTIGGLPARDTAARAGRVLIPQEAYVFSGTLAENLGYFRPDPVPEDELWAAARAVGMAGLAERLGGFGAVVAPAGLSAGERQWIALARAYLSPAPLALLDEATCHLDPAAEARAEDAFARRPGGTLVVVAHRAASALRADRVLVMDGPHTVCGDHAELLRASPLYRDLMAEATAGGPSDPAGPPGDSYGVHPVARPGLPGDRAHVVAYGPVRQVQAAGDLPDAGALGGE, from the coding sequence GTGCCTGAGCCGGGCCGTACGCCGTCGACCGCCCGCCAGGGGCTGCGGTTCCTCGCCGCCCGGCGGGGCGCCCTGGCCCGGCTCGCCGGCTGGTCGGTGCTGGAGGCGGGGCACACCTTCGCCCTGGGCTACGCGCTGGCCCGGGCCCTGGACCGGGGGTTCCTCGCCGGCCGGGCGGCCACAGGCCTCGGCTGGCTCGGCCTGGCCGCCCTCGCCGTCCTCGCCGGGGCGTACGGCACCGGGCGCACCTACCGCGCCACCGCCGACCTGGTGGAGCCGCTGCGCGACGGCCTCGTCCGGCGGGTCGTCGGCCGGGCCCTGGCGGACGGCGACGCCGCGGCGGTGTCCCGCCTCACCCACCAGGTGGAGATCGCCCGCGACACGTTCGCCGGGCTCGTGATGGTCTCCCGCTCGTTCGTCTTCACGGCCGGCGGCGCGCTGGCCGGCCTGTGCGCCCTGGCGCCCGCCCTGCTGCTGGCCGTGGTGCCGCCGCTGCTCCTGGGACTGCTGCTGTTCCTGGTGACGCTACGGGTGCTGGCCCGCCGCCAGGAGGCGGTACTGGTGGCGGACGAGGCGCTCGCCCGCTCCCTCGACGACGTGGCGCGCGGGCTGCGGGACATCACGGCGGGCGGCGCGGAGCGGCGCGTCGCCGCCGCGACCGGCGCCCTCGTCGACGCCGAACGCGACGCGGCCCGCGCCCTGGCCCGCTGGTCCCTCGTCCGCGTCGCCGCCCTGACCCTCGCGGGCCGCCTCCCCGTGATCCTCCTCCTCGTCCTGGCCCCCTGGCTCCTGGACCACGGCACCACCCCCGGGGCCTTCGTCGGCGCGCTGGCCTACGTGACCCAGTCCCTCCTCCCGGCGGTCCAGGAACTCGTCCACGGCCTGGGCGCGAGCGGGGCACGACTCGCCGTCGTCATACGGCGGTTGACGGCGGGGTCCGGCGGGTCCGGGGGGACGTCCGGCGGGCCCCTCCCCCACCGCTCGGCCGACGGGCCACCGGACGCACCCGCGGCGGGTGCCGCGGTGACGAACGGGCCGGCGGGTCCGGCCGCCACGCGCGCCCCGACGGCCGCGCCCCCGGCGGGGCGGTCCGGACCGACGGCGAAGGCGGCGCGGCCGGGGCACGTCGCGGGCCGCGTGACCGCCGCCGTTCCGTCGCCGCCGGACCGTACCGGGGACCGACCGCCGACGAACACCCCGCGCGGACCGGCCCGGTCGGCGGCGGAGGCGGCACCGCAAGGCCCGGGCCGCCTCCCGCGGCCCGACGGGCCGACCGCGGCCCCCGAGCCCTCGGCGGCCGACAACGCGCCGGATCCCGCCGCGGACCGGATGCCGGCAGGCGCTCCCGCGACGGCGCGGCAGGCCCCGGGGCGCCTTCCGCGGCCCGGCGGCACGGCGGCGACCGCGCCGCCCGCGCCCGCGCCCGCACCCGCACCCGCACCCGCACCCGCACCCGCACCCGCACCCGCCCTGGAACTCCGCGGTGTCACCTTCGCCTACGGCCCCCACGCCGCCCCCGTCGTCCACGCGCTGGACCTCCGCGTCCCGCCGGGGGCCCGGCTCGCCGTCGTGGGCCCGAGCGGGATCGGGAAGTCGACGCTGACCGGGCTGGCGGCCGGGCTGCTGGTGCCCGCCCGCGGTGACGTCACCATCGGCGGGCTGCCCGCGCGGGACACGGCCGCGCGGGCGGGGCGGGTGCTGATCCCGCAGGAGGCGTACGTCTTCTCGGGGACGTTGGCCGAGAACCTCGGCTATTTCCGGCCGGACCCGGTGCCGGAGGACGAACTGTGGGCGGCGGCGCGAGCCGTCGGCATGGCCGGACTGGCCGAGCGGCTGGGCGGGTTCGGGGCGGTCGTCGCGCCCGCCGGGCTCTCCGCGGGCGAGCGGCAGTGGATCGCGCTGGCCCGGGCGTACCTGTCCCCGGCGCCTTTGGCGCTGCTGGACGAGGCGACCTGCCACCTGGACCCGGCCGCGGAGGCCCGCGCCGAGGACGCGTTCGCCCGGCGGCCGGGCGGCACCCTGGTCGTCGTCGCGCACCGGGCCGCCTCGGCGCTCCGCGCGGACCGGGTGCTGGTGATGGACGGGCCGCACACGGTGTGCGGGGACCACGCGGAGCTGCTCCGCGCGTCCCCGCTGTACCGCGACCTCATGGCGGAGGCGACGGCCGGCGGCCCGTCAGACCCAGCCGGCCCCCCGGGCGACTCTTATGGCGTCCACCCGGTTGCGCGCCCCGGTCTTCCGGGTGATCGCGCACATGTAGTTGCGTACGGTCCCGTGCGACAGGTGCAGGCTGCGGGCGATCTCCCCGACGCCGGCGCCCTCGGCGGCGAGTGA
- a CDS encoding SapB/AmfS family lanthipeptide produces the protein MALLDLQNLESDELHGGGGQSTASLLSCVSTASVLLCL, from the coding sequence ATGGCACTTCTCGACCTGCAGAACCTGGAGTCCGACGAGCTGCACGGCGGCGGCGGGCAGAGCACCGCGAGCCTGCTCTCCTGCGTCAGCACGGCGAGCGTGCTCCTCTGTCTGTGA
- a CDS encoding TauD/TfdA family dioxygenase — MTQPTPVEAPTTWTGDTLGAEDWLLPMPPACARELGSGGQDLGPVPGRAVADLAAQITRRLWNGRGFVVIRGFPVAGRTDPECAALCRRLAASLGAVRPADAGGFVAVADNAGLGKTDLALTLHTDRTPAPHPPRVLGLLCVRPAAHGGDSLLASGHALHNRLLTDAPWALPRLYQDFRFGRGPGFDRRRPVFRRHGAGLRVHYNRRGIERAHQEAGAPLAPDERAALDAVDRILSDPRTALRVPLRRGDLLLLDNTVVLHGRTAFTDSPDPRARRCLVRVWVD, encoded by the coding sequence ATGACTCAGCCCACCCCGGTCGAAGCGCCCACGACCTGGACCGGCGACACCCTCGGTGCGGAGGACTGGCTGCTTCCGATGCCACCTGCCTGTGCGCGCGAACTGGGCAGCGGCGGGCAGGACTTGGGGCCCGTTCCGGGGAGGGCAGTCGCGGACCTCGCCGCGCAGATCACCCGGCGCCTGTGGAACGGCCGCGGGTTCGTCGTGATCCGCGGCTTTCCCGTGGCCGGCCGCACCGACCCGGAGTGCGCCGCCCTGTGCCGGCGGCTCGCCGCCTCGCTGGGCGCGGTGCGGCCGGCGGACGCCGGCGGCTTCGTCGCCGTGGCCGACAACGCCGGGCTCGGCAAGACCGACCTCGCCCTGACCCTCCACACCGACCGCACCCCGGCGCCCCATCCCCCGCGCGTGCTCGGGCTGCTGTGCGTACGGCCGGCCGCACACGGCGGAGATTCGCTACTGGCCAGCGGCCACGCCCTGCACAACAGGCTTCTCACCGACGCCCCTTGGGCCCTGCCCCGCCTCTACCAGGACTTCCGCTTCGGTCGGGGGCCCGGTTTCGACCGGCGCCGTCCCGTCTTCCGGCGGCACGGCGCCGGCCTGCGCGTCCACTACAACCGTCGGGGGATCGAACGCGCCCACCAGGAAGCGGGCGCGCCACTGGCTCCGGACGAGCGGGCGGCCCTCGACGCCGTCGACCGGATCCTGTCCGACCCGCGCACCGCCCTGCGCGTCCCCCTGCGCCGGGGAGACCTCCTCTTGCTGGACAACACCGTCGTACTGCACGGCCGCACCGCCTTCACCGACTCGCCCGACCCGCGCGCCCGCAGATGCCTGGTGCGGGTGTGGGTGGACTGA
- the lanKC gene encoding class III lanthionine synthetase LanKC has product MDKRYEVYSLADRHFYETPDRLPTLAGTTTEDGLFETARRPVPDGWATARSGDWLNLFPAGPDGGPLPGQPLQGWKIHVSATAGTADKTAADVWDYCVPRGIPFKFVPGPHQLHLRNTKYAGRDHSGKFVTVYPADEEQLRTTLEELDALLGGRPGPYILTDLRWNAGPLYVRYGAFARRFCVGERGTLVPAVEDGTGRLVPDSRDPAFRVPSWVTLPAFLEPHLAARNATTVADLPYRIEKALHFSNGGGVYRGTDTRDGRKVVLKEGRPYAGLAADGADAVARLERERDALERLAGLDAAPGYRDWFTLGEHSFLVMDFVEGRPLNSFFAERHPLLAAEPDPAAVAAYTAWALRIHRAVEEAVEAVHSRGLVFNDLHMFNIMVAPDERSVTLIDFEAAAPASEHGRQVVAHPGFFAPPDRRGRDVDRYALACLRLALFLPVTTLFVIDREQAAHLAEVIAAQFPGVPREFLDEAVAEITREAGAAAAGAARAARPSARPPRPGDWPASRDSMVRALLASATPERDDRLFPGDIAQFGDGGGLGLAHGAAGVLYALEEAGAPRYEAGERWLLDHTDPLPPGTPLGLYDGVAGAALVLDRLGHTGRALDLTEAILRENWQRLSSDLRGGLSGLGLLLDHLAGTTGDTALREHALRAARILADRLTADDADGGEAAGGRQAGLLRGATGPALLFLRLYDRTGAPDLLDLAGRALRADLARCVTTGNGTLEVDEGWRTMPYVGDGSVGIGMVLDDFLAAAGGEPDPALAAARDGITAAARSRFYAQPGLFQGRAGMVLHLARTTAPGVTPGQVAAQIDALDWYAMGYRGELAFPGHQMMRLSMDLATGTAGCLLALAAARGDRPARLPFLPPLPPAPPAGP; this is encoded by the coding sequence ATGGACAAGCGGTACGAGGTCTACAGCCTGGCCGACCGCCACTTCTACGAGACCCCGGACCGCCTGCCCACCCTCGCCGGGACCACCACGGAGGACGGCCTGTTCGAGACCGCGCGGCGGCCGGTCCCGGACGGCTGGGCCACCGCCCGCAGCGGCGACTGGCTGAACCTCTTCCCGGCCGGGCCTGACGGCGGGCCGCTCCCCGGGCAGCCGCTCCAGGGCTGGAAGATCCACGTCTCCGCGACCGCCGGGACGGCGGACAAGACGGCGGCCGACGTCTGGGACTACTGCGTCCCCCGGGGCATCCCGTTCAAGTTCGTGCCCGGACCGCACCAGTTGCACCTCCGCAACACGAAGTACGCGGGACGCGACCACAGCGGCAAGTTCGTCACCGTCTACCCGGCGGACGAGGAGCAGCTGCGCACCACGCTGGAGGAGCTCGACGCGCTCCTCGGCGGCCGGCCAGGACCGTACATCCTCACCGACCTCCGCTGGAACGCGGGCCCGCTCTACGTCCGTTACGGCGCCTTCGCCCGCCGCTTCTGCGTCGGCGAGCGCGGCACGCTCGTCCCGGCGGTCGAGGACGGCACGGGCCGGCTCGTCCCGGACTCCCGTGACCCGGCGTTCCGGGTGCCGTCCTGGGTGACCCTCCCGGCGTTCCTCGAACCCCACCTCGCGGCGCGCAACGCGACCACGGTGGCCGACCTGCCGTACCGCATCGAGAAGGCGCTGCACTTCTCCAACGGCGGCGGCGTCTACCGGGGCACCGACACCCGTGACGGGCGGAAGGTCGTCCTCAAGGAGGGCCGGCCGTACGCCGGTCTCGCGGCCGACGGCGCGGACGCCGTCGCCCGGCTGGAGCGCGAGCGCGACGCGCTGGAACGGCTCGCGGGTCTGGACGCCGCGCCCGGGTACCGCGACTGGTTCACGCTCGGCGAGCACAGCTTCCTGGTGATGGACTTCGTCGAGGGCAGACCGCTCAACTCCTTCTTCGCCGAACGCCATCCGCTGCTCGCCGCCGAGCCCGACCCGGCCGCCGTCGCCGCGTACACCGCGTGGGCGCTGCGGATCCACCGGGCGGTGGAGGAGGCCGTCGAGGCCGTCCACTCCCGCGGGCTGGTCTTCAACGACCTGCACATGTTCAACATCATGGTGGCGCCCGACGAACGGTCGGTCACCCTCATCGACTTCGAGGCCGCCGCGCCGGCGAGCGAGCACGGCCGGCAGGTCGTCGCCCACCCCGGCTTCTTCGCCCCGCCGGACCGCCGGGGCCGGGACGTGGACCGGTACGCGCTGGCGTGCCTGCGGCTGGCCCTGTTCCTGCCGGTCACCACGCTCTTCGTCATCGACCGGGAGCAGGCCGCGCACCTCGCCGAGGTGATCGCAGCCCAGTTCCCGGGCGTGCCGCGGGAGTTCCTGGACGAGGCGGTGGCCGAGATCACCCGCGAGGCGGGGGCGGCAGCGGCGGGGGCCGCCCGCGCGGCACGCCCGTCCGCCCGGCCGCCCCGGCCAGGCGACTGGCCGGCGAGCCGGGACTCCATGGTCCGCGCCCTCCTCGCGTCCGCCACGCCCGAGCGCGACGACCGCCTCTTCCCCGGCGACATCGCCCAGTTCGGCGACGGCGGCGGGCTCGGCCTGGCGCACGGCGCGGCCGGGGTGCTGTACGCCCTGGAGGAAGCGGGCGCGCCCCGCTACGAGGCGGGCGAGCGGTGGCTGCTCGACCACACCGACCCGCTGCCGCCCGGCACCCCGCTCGGCCTCTACGACGGCGTCGCCGGAGCCGCCCTCGTCCTCGACCGGCTCGGCCACACCGGGCGCGCCCTCGACCTCACCGAGGCGATCCTGCGCGAGAACTGGCAACGGCTCTCGTCCGACCTGCGCGGCGGCCTGTCCGGCCTCGGCCTCCTCCTCGACCACCTCGCCGGCACCACCGGCGACACCGCCCTCCGCGAGCACGCCCTGCGGGCCGCCCGGATCCTCGCCGACCGCCTCACGGCCGACGACGCCGACGGCGGCGAAGCGGCGGGCGGCCGGCAGGCCGGGCTGCTGCGCGGCGCGACCGGACCGGCCCTGCTCTTCCTCCGGCTGTACGACCGGACGGGCGCGCCCGACCTGCTGGACCTGGCCGGACGGGCGCTCCGCGCGGACCTGGCCCGGTGCGTCACCACCGGCAACGGGACGCTGGAGGTCGACGAGGGCTGGCGCACCATGCCGTACGTCGGGGACGGGAGCGTGGGGATCGGCATGGTCCTCGACGACTTCCTCGCGGCGGCCGGCGGGGAACCGGACCCGGCGCTCGCCGCCGCCCGCGACGGCATCACGGCCGCCGCCCGGTCCCGCTTCTACGCCCAGCCCGGCCTGTTCCAGGGCCGCGCCGGCATGGTCCTGCACCTCGCCCGCACCACCGCCCCGGGCGTCACCCCCGGGCAGGTGGCCGCGCAGATCGACGCCCTCGACTGGTACGCCATGGGCTACCGGGGCGAACTCGCCTTCCCCGGCCACCAGATGATGCGGCTCTCCATGGACCTCGCCACCGGAACGGCCGGCTGCCTGCTGGCCCTGGCCGCCGCCCGCGGCGACCGCCCGGCCCGCCTGCCGTTCCTGCCGCCCCTCCCGCCCGCACCGCCCGCGGGCCCCTGA